The following coding sequences are from one Rissa tridactyla isolate bRisTri1 chromosome 14, bRisTri1.patW.cur.20221130, whole genome shotgun sequence window:
- the TMEM203 gene encoding transmembrane protein 203 has translation MLFSLRELVQWLGFATFEIFLHGLALLAFSVLLVLKVDGQASALSWWVVFVPFFAADGLSTYFTTIVSVRLFQDGEKRLAVLRLFWILTILSLKFVFEMLLCQKLVEHTRELWYGLIMSPIFILLQLLMIRACRVN, from the coding sequence ATGCTGTTCTCCCTGCGGGAGCTGGTGCAGTGGTTGGGCTTCGCCACCTTCGAGATCTTCCTGCACGGCCTGGCGCTGCTGGCCTTCTCCGTGCTCCTCGTCCTGAAGGTGGACGGCCAGGCCTCGGCGCTCTCCTGGTGGGTCGTCTTCGTCCCCTTCTTCGCCGCCGACGGCCTCAGCACCTACTTCACCACCATCGTCTCCGTGCGGCTCTTCCAGGACGGGGAGAAGCGGCTGGCCGTGCTGCGGCTCTTCTGGATCCTCACCATCCTCAGCCTCAAGTTCGTCTTCGAGATGCTGCTGTGCCAGAAGCTGGTGGAGCACACCCGGGAGCTCTGGTACGGGCTTATCATGTCGcccatcttcatcctcctccagctgctcatGATCCGAGCCTGCCGGGTGAACTGA
- the NDOR1 gene encoding NADPH-dependent diflavin oxidoreductase 1 isoform X1 has translation MAERKLLILFGSQTGTAHDTAERIGREAKRRHFQCRVEALDSYEVANLINELLVVFVCATTGQGDPPDNMKTFWRFLFRKNLPPSSLCQLDYAVLGLGDSSYPKFNFVAKKLHKRVLQLGGNPLLPVALGDDQHDLGPDAVVDPWLLALWDKILALYPLPPGLEIVSPDVRLPPKYTLHYLAEDSPHPDGGLLQPTAPRTVPSELHPFPARMVSNQRVTAESHFQDVRLIEFDVAASGIMFNAGDVVMIQPQNCPEDVQQFCQLLRLDPERCFVLKPTEPGTSLPALLPQPCTIRYLVTHYLDISCVPRRSFFELLSYFSTNELEREKLQEFSSAQGQEELYSYCNRPRRTTLEALWDFPHTTCAIPPDYLLDLIPRIRPRAFSIASSMLAHPDRIQILMAVVRYKTQLSKPRRGLCSTWLASLNPEQGDVRVPLWVKKGGMKFPADPDTPVIMIGPGTGVAPFRAAIQERVAQGRRGNCLFFGCRQKSKDFYCQAEWEELVTKGFLTLFTAFSRDQEEKVYVQHRIRENRRLVWELLSSGSAHVYLAGNAKQMPAAVAEALQSVLQLEGGLSPSEAEEHLTALERSQRFQSETWS, from the exons ATGGCAGAACGGAAACTCCTCATTCTTTTCGGCAGCCAAACTGGGACGGCTCACGACACAGCTGAGAGAATTGGCAGAGAAGCCAAGCGCCGGCATTTCCAATGCAGGGTAGAGGCACTGGACAGCTATGAGGTG GCCAACCTCATCAATGAGCTGTTGgtggtttttgtgtgtgcaaCCACCGGCCAGGGTGACCCACCTGACAACATGAAG ACGTTCTGGCGGTTTCTGTTCCGGAAGAACCTGCCACCCAGTTCCCTCTGCCAGCTGGACTACGCCGTGCTGGGCCTTGGTGACTCCTCCTATCCCAA GTTTAATTTTGTTGCGAAGAAGCTGCACAAACGGGTGCTACAGCTTGGGGGCAATCCTCTGCTGCCAGTGGCGTTGGGAGACGACCAGCATGACTTGGG GCCAGATGCAGTGGTCGATCCATGGCTCCTGGCCTTATGGGACAAGATCCTTGCCTTGTATcctctccctcctggccttgAGATCGTCAGTCCAGATGTACG cctgcccccaAAATACACCCTGCACTACCTGGCTGAGGACTCCCCGCATCCCGATGGTGGCCTGCTCCAGCCGACAGCACCCAGGACTGTTCCCTCCGAGCTGCATCCTTTCCCTGCCCGGATGGTGTCCAATCAGCGGGTCACAGCAGAATCCCATTTCCAGGATGTCCGGCTCATCGAGTTTGATGTCGCGGCCTCAGGGATCAT GTTCAATGCAGGGGACGTGGTGATGATCCAGCCCCAAAACTGCCCTGAAGACGTGCAACAGTTCTGCCAGCTCCTGCGTCTAGATCCAGAGAGATGCTTTGTGCTGAAGCCCACAGAGCCCG gtacctccctccctgccctgttgCCACAGCCCTGCACCATCCGGTACCTGGTCACCCACTACCTGGACATCTCCTGTGTGCCGCGGCGCTCCTTCTTTGAGCTCTTGTCCTACTTCTCTACGAATGAGCTGGAGCGGGAGAAGCTGCAGGAGTTCAGCTCTGCACAGGGGCAGGAAGAGCTGTACAGCTACTGCAACCGGCCCCGCAGGACCACTCTCGAG GCCCTCTGGGATTTCCCTCACACCACGTGTGCCATTCCACCCGACTACCTGCTCGACCTCATCCCTCGCATCAGACCCCGCGCCTTCTCCATCGCCTCCTCCATGCTG GCTCACCCTGACCGGATCCAGATCCTCATGGCAGTAGTGCGGTACAAGACACAGCTCAGCAAACCCCGCCGTGGTCTCTGTTCTACCTGGTTGGCCTCTCTCAACCCAGAGCAAG GTGATGTTAGGGTGCCTCTTTGGGTGAAGAAAGGAGGAATGAAGTTCCCAGCTGACCCTGACACCCCCGTGATCATGATTGGCCCCGGCACAGGGGTGGCACCTTTCCGAGCAGCGATACAGGAGCGGGTGGCACAAGGACGTAGAG GGAACTGCTTGTTCTTCGGCTGCCGCCAGAAATCCAAAGACTTCTACTGCCAGGCAGAGTGGGAAGAGCTCGTGACAAAGGGCTTCCTGACACTCTTCACGGCCTTCTCCAGGGACCAG GAGGAGAAGGTTTACGTTCAGCATCGCATCCGGGAGAACCGAAGGCTGGTGTGGGAGCTGCTGAGCAGTGGGAGCGCTCACGTCTACCTGGCTGG GAATGCCAAGCAGATGCCAGCGGCGGTGGCCGAAGCCCTGCAGTCGGTGTTGCAGCTGGAAGGTGGCCTGTCGCCCTCCGAAGCAGAGGAGCATTTAACAGCCCTGGAACGGTCCCAGCGCTTCCAGTCCGAAACCTGGTCGTAA
- the NDOR1 gene encoding NADPH-dependent diflavin oxidoreductase 1 isoform X4, producing the protein MAERKLLILFGSQTGTAHDTAERIGREAKRRHFQCRVEALDSYEVANLINELLVVFVCATTGQGDPPDNMKTFWRFLFRKNLPPSSLCQLDYAVLGLGDSSYPKFNFVAKKLHKRVLQLGGNPLLPVALGDDQHDLGPDAVVDPWLLALWDKILALYPLPPGLEIVSPDVRLPPKYTLHYLAEDSPHPDGGLLQPTAPRTVPSELHPFPARMVSNQRVTAESHFQDVRLIEFDVAASGIMFNAGDVVMIQPQNCPEDVQQFCQLLRLDPERCFVLKPTEPGTSLPALLPQPCTIRYLVTHYLDISCVPRRSFFELLSYFSTNELEREKLQEFSSAQGQEELYSYCNRPRRTTLEALWDFPHTTCAIPPDYLLDLIPRIRPRAFSIASSMLAHPDRIQILMAVVRYKTQLSKPRRGLCSTWLASLNPEQGDVRVPLWVKKGGMKFPADPDTPVIMIGPGTGVAPFRAAIQERVAQGRRGNCLFFGCRQKSKDFYCQAEWEELVTKGFLTLFTAFSRDQVAAGP; encoded by the exons ATGGCAGAACGGAAACTCCTCATTCTTTTCGGCAGCCAAACTGGGACGGCTCACGACACAGCTGAGAGAATTGGCAGAGAAGCCAAGCGCCGGCATTTCCAATGCAGGGTAGAGGCACTGGACAGCTATGAGGTG GCCAACCTCATCAATGAGCTGTTGgtggtttttgtgtgtgcaaCCACCGGCCAGGGTGACCCACCTGACAACATGAAG ACGTTCTGGCGGTTTCTGTTCCGGAAGAACCTGCCACCCAGTTCCCTCTGCCAGCTGGACTACGCCGTGCTGGGCCTTGGTGACTCCTCCTATCCCAA GTTTAATTTTGTTGCGAAGAAGCTGCACAAACGGGTGCTACAGCTTGGGGGCAATCCTCTGCTGCCAGTGGCGTTGGGAGACGACCAGCATGACTTGGG GCCAGATGCAGTGGTCGATCCATGGCTCCTGGCCTTATGGGACAAGATCCTTGCCTTGTATcctctccctcctggccttgAGATCGTCAGTCCAGATGTACG cctgcccccaAAATACACCCTGCACTACCTGGCTGAGGACTCCCCGCATCCCGATGGTGGCCTGCTCCAGCCGACAGCACCCAGGACTGTTCCCTCCGAGCTGCATCCTTTCCCTGCCCGGATGGTGTCCAATCAGCGGGTCACAGCAGAATCCCATTTCCAGGATGTCCGGCTCATCGAGTTTGATGTCGCGGCCTCAGGGATCAT GTTCAATGCAGGGGACGTGGTGATGATCCAGCCCCAAAACTGCCCTGAAGACGTGCAACAGTTCTGCCAGCTCCTGCGTCTAGATCCAGAGAGATGCTTTGTGCTGAAGCCCACAGAGCCCG gtacctccctccctgccctgttgCCACAGCCCTGCACCATCCGGTACCTGGTCACCCACTACCTGGACATCTCCTGTGTGCCGCGGCGCTCCTTCTTTGAGCTCTTGTCCTACTTCTCTACGAATGAGCTGGAGCGGGAGAAGCTGCAGGAGTTCAGCTCTGCACAGGGGCAGGAAGAGCTGTACAGCTACTGCAACCGGCCCCGCAGGACCACTCTCGAG GCCCTCTGGGATTTCCCTCACACCACGTGTGCCATTCCACCCGACTACCTGCTCGACCTCATCCCTCGCATCAGACCCCGCGCCTTCTCCATCGCCTCCTCCATGCTG GCTCACCCTGACCGGATCCAGATCCTCATGGCAGTAGTGCGGTACAAGACACAGCTCAGCAAACCCCGCCGTGGTCTCTGTTCTACCTGGTTGGCCTCTCTCAACCCAGAGCAAG GTGATGTTAGGGTGCCTCTTTGGGTGAAGAAAGGAGGAATGAAGTTCCCAGCTGACCCTGACACCCCCGTGATCATGATTGGCCCCGGCACAGGGGTGGCACCTTTCCGAGCAGCGATACAGGAGCGGGTGGCACAAGGACGTAGAG GGAACTGCTTGTTCTTCGGCTGCCGCCAGAAATCCAAAGACTTCTACTGCCAGGCAGAGTGGGAAGAGCTCGTGACAAAGGGCTTCCTGACACTCTTCACGGCCTTCTCCAGGGACCAG GTAGCTGCTGGTCCTTAA
- the NDOR1 gene encoding NADPH-dependent diflavin oxidoreductase 1 isoform X2: MGKGNGEGMVAPTMAERKLLILFGSQTGTAHDTAERIGREAKRRHFQCRVEALDSYEVANLINELLVVFVCATTGQGDPPDNMKTFWRFLFRKNLPPSSLCQLDYAVLGLGDSSYPKFNFVAKKLHKRVLQLGGNPLLPVALGDDQHDLGPDAVVDPWLLALWDKILALYPLPPGLEIVSPDVRLPPKYTLHYLAEDSPHPDGGLLQPTAPRTVPSELHPFPARMVSNQRVTAESHFQDVRLIEFDVAASGIMFNAGDVVMIQPQNCPEDVQQFCQLLRLDPERCFVLKPTEPGTSLPALLPQPCTIRYLVTHYLDISCVPRRSFFELLSYFSTNELEREKLQEFSSAQGQEELYSYCNRPRRTTLEALWDFPHTTCAIPPDYLLDLIPRIRPRAFSIASSMLAHPDRIQILMAVVRYKTQLSKPRRGLCSTWLASLNPEQGDVRVPLWVKKGGMKFPADPDTPVIMIGPGTGVAPFRAAIQERVAQGRRGNCLFFGCRQKSKDFYCQAEWEELVTKGFLTLFTAFSRDQEEKVYVQHRIRENRRLVWELLSSGSAHVYLAGNAKQMPAAVAEALQSVLQLEGGLSPSEAEEHLTALERSQRFQSETWS; the protein is encoded by the exons atggggaaggggaacgGTGAGGGCATGGTGGCACCTACG ATGGCAGAACGGAAACTCCTCATTCTTTTCGGCAGCCAAACTGGGACGGCTCACGACACAGCTGAGAGAATTGGCAGAGAAGCCAAGCGCCGGCATTTCCAATGCAGGGTAGAGGCACTGGACAGCTATGAGGTG GCCAACCTCATCAATGAGCTGTTGgtggtttttgtgtgtgcaaCCACCGGCCAGGGTGACCCACCTGACAACATGAAG ACGTTCTGGCGGTTTCTGTTCCGGAAGAACCTGCCACCCAGTTCCCTCTGCCAGCTGGACTACGCCGTGCTGGGCCTTGGTGACTCCTCCTATCCCAA GTTTAATTTTGTTGCGAAGAAGCTGCACAAACGGGTGCTACAGCTTGGGGGCAATCCTCTGCTGCCAGTGGCGTTGGGAGACGACCAGCATGACTTGGG GCCAGATGCAGTGGTCGATCCATGGCTCCTGGCCTTATGGGACAAGATCCTTGCCTTGTATcctctccctcctggccttgAGATCGTCAGTCCAGATGTACG cctgcccccaAAATACACCCTGCACTACCTGGCTGAGGACTCCCCGCATCCCGATGGTGGCCTGCTCCAGCCGACAGCACCCAGGACTGTTCCCTCCGAGCTGCATCCTTTCCCTGCCCGGATGGTGTCCAATCAGCGGGTCACAGCAGAATCCCATTTCCAGGATGTCCGGCTCATCGAGTTTGATGTCGCGGCCTCAGGGATCAT GTTCAATGCAGGGGACGTGGTGATGATCCAGCCCCAAAACTGCCCTGAAGACGTGCAACAGTTCTGCCAGCTCCTGCGTCTAGATCCAGAGAGATGCTTTGTGCTGAAGCCCACAGAGCCCG gtacctccctccctgccctgttgCCACAGCCCTGCACCATCCGGTACCTGGTCACCCACTACCTGGACATCTCCTGTGTGCCGCGGCGCTCCTTCTTTGAGCTCTTGTCCTACTTCTCTACGAATGAGCTGGAGCGGGAGAAGCTGCAGGAGTTCAGCTCTGCACAGGGGCAGGAAGAGCTGTACAGCTACTGCAACCGGCCCCGCAGGACCACTCTCGAG GCCCTCTGGGATTTCCCTCACACCACGTGTGCCATTCCACCCGACTACCTGCTCGACCTCATCCCTCGCATCAGACCCCGCGCCTTCTCCATCGCCTCCTCCATGCTG GCTCACCCTGACCGGATCCAGATCCTCATGGCAGTAGTGCGGTACAAGACACAGCTCAGCAAACCCCGCCGTGGTCTCTGTTCTACCTGGTTGGCCTCTCTCAACCCAGAGCAAG GTGATGTTAGGGTGCCTCTTTGGGTGAAGAAAGGAGGAATGAAGTTCCCAGCTGACCCTGACACCCCCGTGATCATGATTGGCCCCGGCACAGGGGTGGCACCTTTCCGAGCAGCGATACAGGAGCGGGTGGCACAAGGACGTAGAG GGAACTGCTTGTTCTTCGGCTGCCGCCAGAAATCCAAAGACTTCTACTGCCAGGCAGAGTGGGAAGAGCTCGTGACAAAGGGCTTCCTGACACTCTTCACGGCCTTCTCCAGGGACCAG GAGGAGAAGGTTTACGTTCAGCATCGCATCCGGGAGAACCGAAGGCTGGTGTGGGAGCTGCTGAGCAGTGGGAGCGCTCACGTCTACCTGGCTGG GAATGCCAAGCAGATGCCAGCGGCGGTGGCCGAAGCCCTGCAGTCGGTGTTGCAGCTGGAAGGTGGCCTGTCGCCCTCCGAAGCAGAGGAGCATTTAACAGCCCTGGAACGGTCCCAGCGCTTCCAGTCCGAAACCTGGTCGTAA
- the NDOR1 gene encoding NADPH-dependent diflavin oxidoreductase 1 isoform X3, whose translation MAERKLLILFGSQTGTAHDTAERIGREAKRRHFQCRVEALDSYEVANLINELLVVFVCATTGQGDPPDNMKTFWRFLFRKNLPPSSLCQLDYAVLGLGDSSYPKFNFVAKKLHKRVLQLGGNPLLPVALGDDQHDLGPDAVVDPWLLALWDKILALYPLPPGLEIVSPDVRLPPKYTLHYLAEDSPHPDGGLLQPTAPRTVPSELHPFPARMVSNQRVTAESHFQDVRLIEFDVAASGIMFNAGDVVMIQPQNCPEDVQQFCQLLRLDPERCFVLKPTEPGTSLPALLPQPCTIRYLVTHYLDISCVPRRSFFELLSYFSTNELEREKLQEFSSAQGQEELYSYCNRPRRTTLEALWDFPHTTCAIPPDYLLDLIPRIRPRAFSIASSMLAHPDRIQILMAVVRYKTQLSKPRRGLCSTWLASLNPEQGNCLFFGCRQKSKDFYCQAEWEELVTKGFLTLFTAFSRDQEEKVYVQHRIRENRRLVWELLSSGSAHVYLAGNAKQMPAAVAEALQSVLQLEGGLSPSEAEEHLTALERSQRFQSETWS comes from the exons ATGGCAGAACGGAAACTCCTCATTCTTTTCGGCAGCCAAACTGGGACGGCTCACGACACAGCTGAGAGAATTGGCAGAGAAGCCAAGCGCCGGCATTTCCAATGCAGGGTAGAGGCACTGGACAGCTATGAGGTG GCCAACCTCATCAATGAGCTGTTGgtggtttttgtgtgtgcaaCCACCGGCCAGGGTGACCCACCTGACAACATGAAG ACGTTCTGGCGGTTTCTGTTCCGGAAGAACCTGCCACCCAGTTCCCTCTGCCAGCTGGACTACGCCGTGCTGGGCCTTGGTGACTCCTCCTATCCCAA GTTTAATTTTGTTGCGAAGAAGCTGCACAAACGGGTGCTACAGCTTGGGGGCAATCCTCTGCTGCCAGTGGCGTTGGGAGACGACCAGCATGACTTGGG GCCAGATGCAGTGGTCGATCCATGGCTCCTGGCCTTATGGGACAAGATCCTTGCCTTGTATcctctccctcctggccttgAGATCGTCAGTCCAGATGTACG cctgcccccaAAATACACCCTGCACTACCTGGCTGAGGACTCCCCGCATCCCGATGGTGGCCTGCTCCAGCCGACAGCACCCAGGACTGTTCCCTCCGAGCTGCATCCTTTCCCTGCCCGGATGGTGTCCAATCAGCGGGTCACAGCAGAATCCCATTTCCAGGATGTCCGGCTCATCGAGTTTGATGTCGCGGCCTCAGGGATCAT GTTCAATGCAGGGGACGTGGTGATGATCCAGCCCCAAAACTGCCCTGAAGACGTGCAACAGTTCTGCCAGCTCCTGCGTCTAGATCCAGAGAGATGCTTTGTGCTGAAGCCCACAGAGCCCG gtacctccctccctgccctgttgCCACAGCCCTGCACCATCCGGTACCTGGTCACCCACTACCTGGACATCTCCTGTGTGCCGCGGCGCTCCTTCTTTGAGCTCTTGTCCTACTTCTCTACGAATGAGCTGGAGCGGGAGAAGCTGCAGGAGTTCAGCTCTGCACAGGGGCAGGAAGAGCTGTACAGCTACTGCAACCGGCCCCGCAGGACCACTCTCGAG GCCCTCTGGGATTTCCCTCACACCACGTGTGCCATTCCACCCGACTACCTGCTCGACCTCATCCCTCGCATCAGACCCCGCGCCTTCTCCATCGCCTCCTCCATGCTG GCTCACCCTGACCGGATCCAGATCCTCATGGCAGTAGTGCGGTACAAGACACAGCTCAGCAAACCCCGCCGTGGTCTCTGTTCTACCTGGTTGGCCTCTCTCAACCCAGAGCAAG GGAACTGCTTGTTCTTCGGCTGCCGCCAGAAATCCAAAGACTTCTACTGCCAGGCAGAGTGGGAAGAGCTCGTGACAAAGGGCTTCCTGACACTCTTCACGGCCTTCTCCAGGGACCAG GAGGAGAAGGTTTACGTTCAGCATCGCATCCGGGAGAACCGAAGGCTGGTGTGGGAGCTGCTGAGCAGTGGGAGCGCTCACGTCTACCTGGCTGG GAATGCCAAGCAGATGCCAGCGGCGGTGGCCGAAGCCCTGCAGTCGGTGTTGCAGCTGGAAGGTGGCCTGTCGCCCTCCGAAGCAGAGGAGCATTTAACAGCCCTGGAACGGTCCCAGCGCTTCCAGTCCGAAACCTGGTCGTAA